A genomic window from Gymnodinialimonas ceratoperidinii includes:
- a CDS encoding glycosyltransferase family 2 protein, with amino-acid sequence MLENQPALIVTAMKNEGPYIIDWVAHHMAVGFDSFMVVTNDCNDHTDRILDRLEKLINLKHVANPKSLFPEKTNWQVMAVRYATLFTIYKDAGWIYFTDVDEFLQVWTGDGTLQALHDAAGGFDVVSFTSMPFGSSGVSRIEDLPATRQFTVQSKDYEHAAETGKRLSNAIKTMFHNKIKFSVRRNHRPRRHDFSDTGYRWIDGSGRVFSDDWVNGKAKAVEPIGSNDLAQFNHYAIRSEDGYLMKVSRGDVVGAPRLDDERAVRYWRDYNAPGTVDTRAVAGHPKYAEIRAELMSDPTLREWHEASLAFHRDSAAKLRERDDFAQLLERMAEAPAEP; translated from the coding sequence ATGCTGGAAAACCAACCCGCCTTGATCGTCACCGCGATGAAAAACGAGGGCCCCTATATCATCGATTGGGTCGCCCATCACATGGCCGTGGGTTTCGACAGCTTCATGGTGGTCACAAATGATTGCAACGACCACACCGACCGCATCCTTGATCGCCTTGAGAAGCTGATAAACCTCAAGCACGTGGCCAACCCCAAGTCATTGTTCCCGGAGAAGACCAACTGGCAGGTCATGGCGGTGCGCTACGCCACCTTGTTCACCATCTACAAGGATGCCGGTTGGATCTATTTCACCGATGTGGACGAGTTTCTTCAGGTCTGGACCGGAGACGGCACCTTGCAGGCCCTCCACGACGCTGCGGGCGGCTTCGACGTGGTCTCTTTCACCTCCATGCCGTTCGGGTCTTCCGGTGTCTCGCGGATCGAGGATCTTCCGGCGACGCGTCAGTTCACCGTACAATCGAAGGATTACGAACACGCGGCCGAGACGGGCAAGAGGCTCTCGAACGCGATCAAGACGATGTTCCACAACAAGATCAAGTTCTCGGTGCGACGCAACCATCGCCCCCGACGCCATGATTTTTCGGACACGGGATACCGCTGGATCGATGGATCGGGCCGCGTGTTCTCCGACGACTGGGTGAATGGCAAGGCCAAGGCGGTGGAACCGATCGGCTCGAACGATCTGGCGCAGTTCAACCATTACGCAATCCGCTCCGAAGACGGCTACCTGATGAAGGTGTCACGCGGCGATGTCGTGGGTGCCCCGCGCCTCGATGATGAGCGTGCCGTGCGATACTGGCGCGATTACAACGCGCCGGGAACCGTCGACACCCGGGCCGTAGCGGGCCATCCAAAGTACGCTGAAATTCGCGCCGAGTTGATGTCCGACCCGACGCTGCGCGAATGGCACGAGGCCTCGCTCGCGTTCCACCGCGACAGCGCCGCGAAACTGCGCGAACGAGACGACTTCGCGCAATTGCTGGAACGCATGGCCGAAGCCCCCGCCGAGCCATGA